A DNA window from Oncorhynchus tshawytscha isolate Ot180627B linkage group LG13, Otsh_v2.0, whole genome shotgun sequence contains the following coding sequences:
- the LOC112232179 gene encoding semaphorin-4A isoform X2, translating to MERQGPLPIIVVILGVMGTCLARLTPRVSFPMGTPGRSLSHFDSSDVGNTTTLLLSDNGDTLFVGARDAVLSLDASQEDVIVMRSKLDWSPSVKDLDECSMKGKKKADCPNFIRVLQFLNSTHMYACGTFAFSPRCTYINSETFSLVTSPSGKPEEGRGRCPYDPYQRNSAITVDGELYTGTVADYMGNRPVISRHLSEGSHVDLKLDDTLGWLEDPTFISSNFVPSEEKIYFFFSEVGREYDFIDKFTVSRIAQVCTSDIGGQRTLQRRWTTFAKAQLLCQSDNELPYNVIQDIVTLPPPEGAPVDDTLFFGIFSSQWSVNSGRSAVCAFRLGDIKAVFAGNYKVLNRDTLRWSMRVQEKVANPGECGLHNASDNTLRFVKENFLADDSVHPVGRSLTMVSPDQRYSHVVTQRVQAANGKDYTVLFLLTESGYLHKAVLLEKGAHIVEEIQVFEQPQAVKNLLLSIAKCVVFVGSSEGVVRVPASNCSYYRSCAECVLSRDPFCGWDPSVKVCTHATSIQGNVGQDVDGGNVQEACASPMMPRSRSGLHKGNAGELVLVFLNEVVRLQCPEASSLAHRHWERPNSRLSPELYLQLEDGSLHFLATPTTLGHYLCLSTENGFQQNLAIYQVKQKSSPTTQATAPGVMPTLPQSSALPTTTQALPRTTQASSGGWLAPPLMWPKQTEPETTAPASETQATTRRTSRNFTFWVEQAEETEVKSLGGDKLQLALGQTYLKELVVVSVLLACCVSILLTIALYGMRKRCRSRTVPQTNAPGRDLERGGRQEREALRGGQSPHSKGKRNGQAAHNGQANGVVCNGTPKGSNGHLPNTPI from the exons ATTGGATGCCAGCCAGGAGGATGTCATTGTGATGAGGAGCAAG TTGGACTGGTCCCCCTCTGTGAAGGACCTGGATGAATGCTCCATGAAGGGCAAGAAGAAG gCGGACTGTCCCAACTTCATCCGGGTGCTGCAGTTCTTGAACTCCACGCACATGTACGCCTGTGGAACCTTCGCCTTCAGCCCACGCTGCACCTACATC AACTCTGAGACGTTCTCCCTGGTAACAAGCCCCAGCGGAAAGCCAGAGGAGGGCAGAGGTCGCTGCCCCTATGACCCCTACCAACGTAACTCAGCCATCACCGTTG atggaGAGCTGTACACTGGAACAGTAGCGGACTACATGGGAAACCGGCCGGTCATCTCCCGCCACCTCAGCGAGGGCAGCCATGTTGATCTGAAGCTGGATGACACTTTGGGCTGGCTGGAGG ATCCCACTTTCATCAGCTCCAACTTCGTCCCCAGCGAGGAGAAGATCTATTTCTTCTTCAGCGAGGTGGGCCGGGAGTACGACTTCATCGACAAGTTCACTGTATCTCGCATCGCCCAAGTCTGCACG AGTGACATTGGGGGCCAGCGTACCCTGCAGCGACGCTGGACCACCTTTGCCAAAGCCCAGCTCCTGTGCCAGTCTGACAACGAGCTGCCCTATAACGTCATCCAGGACATCGTCACCCTCCCGCCACCTGAGGGCGCCCCAGTGGACGACACTCTCTTCTTCGGCATCTTCAGCTCTCAGTG GTCAGTGAACTCAGGGCGGTCGGCAGTGTGTGCGTTTCGCCTGGGCGACATCAAAGCAGTTTTTGCAGGCAACTACAAGGTCCTGAATCGGGACACGCTACGGTGGAGCATGCGGGTTCAGGAAAAGGTCGCCAACCCTGGAGAG tgtGGCCTGCACAACGCCTCGGACAACACCCTTCGCTTTGTCAAAGAGAACTTCCTTGCGGACGACAGCGTACACCCTGTGGGGCGAAGCCTGACCATGGTGTCACCTGACCAGCGCTACAGCCACGTGGTCACCCAGCGTGTACAGGCCGCCAACGGCAAGGACTACACCGTACTCTTCCTGCTCACAG AATCGGGATACCTCCACAAAGCAGTGCTGCTGGAGAAGGGTGCCCACATCGTTGAGGAGATCCAGGTCTTCGAGCAGCCTCAGGCCGTGAAGAACCTCCTGCTCTCAATAGCCAAG tgtgtggtgtttgtgggcTCATCCGAAGGCGTGGTGAGGGTCCCGGCCTCCAACTGCTCCTACTACAGGAGCTGTGCCGAGTGTGTGCTGTCCCGGGATCCTTTCTGTGGCTGGGACCCCTCCGTCAAAGTCTGTACCCACGCCACCAGCATCCAGGGCAACGT AGGCCAGGATGTGGATGGAGGGAATGTGCAGGAGGCGTGTGCGTCGCCCATGATGCCCAGATCCAGGTCTGGACTGCACAAAGGAAACGCAG GCGAGCTGGTGTTGGTGTTCCTGAATGAGGTGGTGCGACTGCAGTGTCCAGAGGCCTCGAGCCTGGCCCACCGCCACTGGGAGCGACCCAACAGCCGCCTCTCCCCGGAGCTCTACCTGCAGCTGGAGGACGGAAGCCTGCACTTCCTGGCCACGCCCACAACCCTGGGCCACTACCTGTGTCTCTCCACAGAGAATGGCTTCCAGCAGAACCTGGCCATCTACCAGGTAAAGCAGAAGAGCAGCCCCACCACTCAGGCCACTGCCCCTGGCGTGATGCCCACCCTGCCCCAGAGCTCAGCTCTCCCCACAACCACCCAGGCCCTCCCCCGAACCACCCAGGCCAGCTCGGGAGGATGGCTCGCCCCGCCCTTGATGTGGCCCAAGCAGACCGAGCCGGAGACCACCGCGCCGGCAAGTGAGACTCAGGCCACCACAAGGCGGACCAGCAGGAACTTTACCTTCTGGGTGGAGCAGGCGGAGGAGACTGAGGTGAAGTCGCTGGGAGGGGACAAGCTGCAGCTGGCACTGGGGCAAACCTACCTGAAGGAGCTGGTGGTGGTATCTGTACTGCTAGCATGCTGCGTCAGCATCCTGCTAACCATTGCACTGTACGGCATGAGGAAGCGCTGCCGCAGTAGGACGGTTCCCCAAACCAACGCCCCAGGGAGGGACTTGGAAAGGGGTGGCCGTCAGGAGCGGGAGGCCCTCCGGGGGGGTCAGTCACCGCACAGCAAAGGCAAGCGGAACGGGCAGGCGGCTCACAATGGCCAAGCCAACGGGGTTGTGTGTAACGGCACACCTAAGGGCTCCAACGGGCATCTGCCCAACACCCCTATCTGA
- the LOC112232179 gene encoding semaphorin-4A isoform X1 — protein sequence MERQGPLPIIVVILGVMGTCLARLTPRVSFPMGTPGRSLSHFDSSDVGNTTTLLLSDNGDTLFVGARDAVLSLDASQEDVIVMRSKLDWSPSVKDLDECSMKGKKKADCPNFIRVLQFLNSTHMYACGTFAFSPRCTYINSETFSLVTSPSGKPEEGRGRCPYDPYQRNSAITVDGELYTGTVADYMGNRPVISRHLSEGSHVDLKLDDTLGWLEDPTFISSNFVPSEEKIYFFFSEVGREYDFIDKFTVSRIAQVCTSDIGGQRTLQRRWTTFAKAQLLCQSDNELPYNVIQDIVTLPPPEGAPVDDTLFFGIFSSQWSVNSGRSAVCAFRLGDIKAVFAGNYKVLNRDTLRWSMRVQEKVANPGECGLHNASDNTLRFVKENFLADDSVHPVGRSLTMVSPDQRYSHVVTQRVQAANGKDYTVLFLLTESGYLHKAVLLEKGAHIVEEIQVFEQPQAVKNLLLSIAKCVVFVGSSEGVVRVPASNCSYYRSCAECVLSRDPFCGWDPSVKVCTHATSIQGNVGQDVDGGNVQEACASPMMPRSRSGLHKGNADSFPPGELVLVFLNEVVRLQCPEASSLAHRHWERPNSRLSPELYLQLEDGSLHFLATPTTLGHYLCLSTENGFQQNLAIYQVKQKSSPTTQATAPGVMPTLPQSSALPTTTQALPRTTQASSGGWLAPPLMWPKQTEPETTAPASETQATTRRTSRNFTFWVEQAEETEVKSLGGDKLQLALGQTYLKELVVVSVLLACCVSILLTIALYGMRKRCRSRTVPQTNAPGRDLERGGRQEREALRGGQSPHSKGKRNGQAAHNGQANGVVCNGTPKGSNGHLPNTPI from the exons ATTGGATGCCAGCCAGGAGGATGTCATTGTGATGAGGAGCAAG TTGGACTGGTCCCCCTCTGTGAAGGACCTGGATGAATGCTCCATGAAGGGCAAGAAGAAG gCGGACTGTCCCAACTTCATCCGGGTGCTGCAGTTCTTGAACTCCACGCACATGTACGCCTGTGGAACCTTCGCCTTCAGCCCACGCTGCACCTACATC AACTCTGAGACGTTCTCCCTGGTAACAAGCCCCAGCGGAAAGCCAGAGGAGGGCAGAGGTCGCTGCCCCTATGACCCCTACCAACGTAACTCAGCCATCACCGTTG atggaGAGCTGTACACTGGAACAGTAGCGGACTACATGGGAAACCGGCCGGTCATCTCCCGCCACCTCAGCGAGGGCAGCCATGTTGATCTGAAGCTGGATGACACTTTGGGCTGGCTGGAGG ATCCCACTTTCATCAGCTCCAACTTCGTCCCCAGCGAGGAGAAGATCTATTTCTTCTTCAGCGAGGTGGGCCGGGAGTACGACTTCATCGACAAGTTCACTGTATCTCGCATCGCCCAAGTCTGCACG AGTGACATTGGGGGCCAGCGTACCCTGCAGCGACGCTGGACCACCTTTGCCAAAGCCCAGCTCCTGTGCCAGTCTGACAACGAGCTGCCCTATAACGTCATCCAGGACATCGTCACCCTCCCGCCACCTGAGGGCGCCCCAGTGGACGACACTCTCTTCTTCGGCATCTTCAGCTCTCAGTG GTCAGTGAACTCAGGGCGGTCGGCAGTGTGTGCGTTTCGCCTGGGCGACATCAAAGCAGTTTTTGCAGGCAACTACAAGGTCCTGAATCGGGACACGCTACGGTGGAGCATGCGGGTTCAGGAAAAGGTCGCCAACCCTGGAGAG tgtGGCCTGCACAACGCCTCGGACAACACCCTTCGCTTTGTCAAAGAGAACTTCCTTGCGGACGACAGCGTACACCCTGTGGGGCGAAGCCTGACCATGGTGTCACCTGACCAGCGCTACAGCCACGTGGTCACCCAGCGTGTACAGGCCGCCAACGGCAAGGACTACACCGTACTCTTCCTGCTCACAG AATCGGGATACCTCCACAAAGCAGTGCTGCTGGAGAAGGGTGCCCACATCGTTGAGGAGATCCAGGTCTTCGAGCAGCCTCAGGCCGTGAAGAACCTCCTGCTCTCAATAGCCAAG tgtgtggtgtttgtgggcTCATCCGAAGGCGTGGTGAGGGTCCCGGCCTCCAACTGCTCCTACTACAGGAGCTGTGCCGAGTGTGTGCTGTCCCGGGATCCTTTCTGTGGCTGGGACCCCTCCGTCAAAGTCTGTACCCACGCCACCAGCATCCAGGGCAACGT AGGCCAGGATGTGGATGGAGGGAATGTGCAGGAGGCGTGTGCGTCGCCCATGATGCCCAGATCCAGGTCTGGACTGCACAAAGGAAACGCAG ACTCCTTTCCCCCAGGCGAGCTGGTGTTGGTGTTCCTGAATGAGGTGGTGCGACTGCAGTGTCCAGAGGCCTCGAGCCTGGCCCACCGCCACTGGGAGCGACCCAACAGCCGCCTCTCCCCGGAGCTCTACCTGCAGCTGGAGGACGGAAGCCTGCACTTCCTGGCCACGCCCACAACCCTGGGCCACTACCTGTGTCTCTCCACAGAGAATGGCTTCCAGCAGAACCTGGCCATCTACCAGGTAAAGCAGAAGAGCAGCCCCACCACTCAGGCCACTGCCCCTGGCGTGATGCCCACCCTGCCCCAGAGCTCAGCTCTCCCCACAACCACCCAGGCCCTCCCCCGAACCACCCAGGCCAGCTCGGGAGGATGGCTCGCCCCGCCCTTGATGTGGCCCAAGCAGACCGAGCCGGAGACCACCGCGCCGGCAAGTGAGACTCAGGCCACCACAAGGCGGACCAGCAGGAACTTTACCTTCTGGGTGGAGCAGGCGGAGGAGACTGAGGTGAAGTCGCTGGGAGGGGACAAGCTGCAGCTGGCACTGGGGCAAACCTACCTGAAGGAGCTGGTGGTGGTATCTGTACTGCTAGCATGCTGCGTCAGCATCCTGCTAACCATTGCACTGTACGGCATGAGGAAGCGCTGCCGCAGTAGGACGGTTCCCCAAACCAACGCCCCAGGGAGGGACTTGGAAAGGGGTGGCCGTCAGGAGCGGGAGGCCCTCCGGGGGGGTCAGTCACCGCACAGCAAAGGCAAGCGGAACGGGCAGGCGGCTCACAATGGCCAAGCCAACGGGGTTGTGTGTAACGGCACACCTAAGGGCTCCAACGGGCATCTGCCCAACACCCCTATCTGA